agagaaagtcCCATTATATTGCCATCTTCTAAttgttgcttctcttcttcttcgacATCCAATTTGTAACCAATCTTTGAAGATGGTTTTCCAGTATTTATTGGGTGGCGTTGCTGCTTCTCTGTTGGGTTTTGTTCTTCTGTACAGTTTCAGAGGAAAGAAGACCACCAGAGCTTCAATGGAGATGACAAGAAATGGGAGTGAAAAGAAGTTGGAGAACGGTCTATGTCGGTCTGAGATCTCCGGAAGCACGGACGTGATCATCGTTGGCGCAGGAGTTGCCGGTGCAGCTCTTGCTTACAGTCTTGCCAAGGTGGTGCTTtattttctgcttctttttttttctctctctctatatatatataagaggttttttttttttttttttttggagactTGAATAATATAGGATGAATCTCACAGTTCCTGAACCCTGCGTTCTATACCATTCTGAGCTATGTAAGCTTAATTCATAtgttgctgtaatttttttaacggttaatatttatttttaagcttttcttAACAAAGAGAGatagtaaaattaaatttgaattcttttaaaaaCTACATGGAACCATTTCAAATTAATAGGtagaacctaaaaaaaaaaaaaaaatgaacgtTTGTGAAAAGAGCAACTTAAATCAAAGTCAAAATGGTACAAGATGTAGGTAACACCAAAAACATATCCAGTACTGATCATGGCTAGTTTAGTTACTTAAAatacaaccttttttttttaatttattttagctactaatTTTTCTCCATAAATTCCGTAGGACTATCTAGTTcactctctattttatttaaatattgtttttcaattttttttttattatttttttacttctctctttcactctcccTCACCATGCACATGCACTCTCCCATGATTTATTTTCCAACCCAACTCCCCTTTTGCCTCTCTCACTCTTGCTCACCACCATAGAACCAGAAATTACAGAGAAGAATTGACTTTGGCTTGTGTTGGTGTTGAAGAGCTAGAAGTTGGAGAAAGAGAGGCCCTGAGGGATGATTTGGTTTGATGAGTATCAGTTTTGGATGTGATTTTCAGATGGGTATCGATTTTCGTATGGGTGTCGATTTTGGGGTGTGATTTTCGGATTTaatggaagaaaaagagagagagagagagagagagagggaaaaaaaaaaaaaaaagcaataaaaaaattcctacaaGTTTCTACAATAAACTTTCACGAATGAAAGTTCACTATAgcaaattttaccaaacattttattttaaagtgtCCGTTGGAAATGCTCTTAGAAGTCATAAGTTGGCTTTTCTTAATTTCTCTTCTagtgaatttttctttttttctttcttttttttttttcgctttttaTTGATGGTGTTGGCAGGTTGGATGAAAGGTTCTCATTAAAATAACTGGAGTAGGTAGAAATTATGGCCAAAACCCTTAtaactctttttattttcttttaccaattttttttttaataacatgttaaTCACCTACCAGTCCCTAATAGATCATAAACTGCAGTTTGGAAATAATAATGTTTTGAGACATGTTGTAAATCACTTTTAAAAGGATATTGGGCTGATCATGGTGCGACAGAAGTATTTGTTGAGGTGGGATTTCTAATTGATGGTTCTAGTTACCTTGCATCATGTCCTGCCTTTATCTAATAAATGTTTGAGTCTTTTTGGGTCCATTTGTCGGAATAGGTAgctcttcatttcaaataaaattgataatattttcGTAGTcatgatttaaaatttgtgcatcTAATGGTGAATATGTAGTCAATATtgacatgttatttaaatttaaatccTGACCATGAAAAGGATActatttgaaatggagaagatcctTTGTCCGTTTCGGGGAGTCTGCCCACCTGTTGTGGCAGGTGGCCGCATAAGGGCTCGCTCCCATTTTCTGTCAAAAAACTGCTGGGAATCCAGATCCGTTATTGATGGAGCTTTAACCAATCTGTTCATGTAAAGACAGAGGACCCAGATCATAGAGTAGAAGATTCATTGAGGAGAGTCATCTCtgtcttttttggttttgaggGTGATCTGAAAACTTGAATCCTCCTACTTATTGTAGGACGGCCGTCGAGTGCATGTGATTGAAAGAGACTTGACTGAGCCGGACAGAATTGTTGGTGAGCTGCTACAGCCAGGGGGCTATCTGAAACTGATTGAGTTGGGTCTTGAAGGTAAGGAACCTCTCTGCTCTCTGGCATGTAAAGAAAAACATGGAAATTTGTATGGTTGCAACTTGAAAAGGCTTGCtatagtttatgttttcatctaattaattaataataaattagtagAACTCTCTTTGTTACTCCTGTCTTGCAGTAGAATAGAGTTCTCAATAATTGTATTGTCTCATTTGCTAGCAATTCGGACAGTAAATGTGATAGAGTTTTTAGAGACCCACATGTCTGAATAGGTCTCGAGCAACTTCCATCCCTACTCAAGCATGTGAACCCCATAAGAATTCTCTCACATTTGTTGCTCGGATTGCCAAAACTCTTTCACATTTGCTGTAATAAATTGCTGAAAATTCTGATCTTTTGCTGTAGCCCTTCCATTCTAATTGGTAAAATGCATGATTGGTTGCAGATTGTGTGGATGAAATCGATGCTCAACGCGTGCACGGATACGCCCTTTACAAGGATGGGAAAAGTACCAAACTGTCTTATCCCTTGGAAAAGTTCAATTCAGATGTGGCTGGGAGAAGCTTCCACAACGGGCGTTTTGTTCAAAGATTGAGAGAAAAAGCTGCCTCTCTTCCAAAGTATTCTTCCTTCACTTTGAGCATACTCATTTTTGCAGGAGTCATTCACATTTGATAgcagtgttttttgtttttattaaaaaagtattatgACATGACATAAATGAGAAAGTAGTTTTGTGtatatttttgaatgttttgtgtttatttCATAGGAGTAAATATCTTTGACCTCCTAtagtttaaagactttatttttttgctctCTATTGTTAAATTTCATATCGTAGATGATACATTGTTTATGGTTAAAGATGGAGATAGTACCTCCGTCCAACTTCcatccaaaaattgacggaagtccttTGCTCAAGTTTTGTCTTGAATTCTTTAGGTAGGGGCCTATGGGGTTGATTCTTTGTTTTAGAGTAACTGCAACTTTAGGTGCTTTGTTTTGTTGGTTGTACTTGCATGACTACTTACTGCCCTGCTTCACTATGATACAATATTAGAACTATTATACAACtgcttatattttattttttcaatctcTAAATTGTGCTTAATccggtgtatttggagagaatgCAATGATCAAAACTTCGAAGATTATAAGAGGACCGTGATAAAGTTGAAAGCCATTTTGTTCGAATCtttttatgtttggatggttgcTCACAACAGTTATCGCTTTTCTAATTTCTTGGAATTTCTTGTTatgtgttcttcttctttttcttaattgagcgtttctcttgtatactcccaaTGTACTTGGATTacttattcaaaacaaaaatctctgAATTGTGTCTTGTTTCTTATCTTTATCCAGTGTAAGATTGGAAGAAGGAACGGTAACAGCTCTACTTGAAGAGAAAGGCACCGTCAAAGGAGTGCAATACAAAACCAAGACTGATCAAGAACTGACTGCACATGCTCCCCTCACCGTAGTATGTGATGGTTGCTTTTCAAATTTGCGACGCTCCTTGTGCAACCCTAAGGTAAACatgtttgtttctcttttttttttttttttttgatacgaGGTATACGGCTTAACCTTTAGCGGCCCAGCAACACGGGCTCACCTCACTTTTTACATGAGCCTTACTAAGCGCGGAGGTGTAGCCTGGGATCGACCGACAAATCCTCGGTCCAATGCCCCGCACCACTCATAGCATTGAACAATTGAGTCATGGGCTATAGTCGGATGGCTGGCCCCAAGAGGGAGTTTGCACCTAGCAAGTCTCGAATCTGAGACCTATGGGATAATATTCCCTAAGGACCTCAAGCCTCAACGGCTAGGCCAATCCCTTGGGGTTAAGGTAATTAAACATGTTGTCCTTGTAGAATAACAAGAAAGTCGGATGAAATCTATGAAGAAGTCATGTTAGATTTTGTTgattaaaatatgaatttgtACATCTTTTTCATCTTTTGCATTATCATCATCTCTCCAGGTTGATATCCCCTCCTGTTTTGTTGGTTTAGTCCTAGAGAACTGTAATCTTCCATATGCAAATCATGGACATGTTGTTCTGGGAGATCCTTCACCCATCTTGTTCTATCCTATTAGTAGCACTGAGATTCGCTGTTTGGTTGATGTTCCTGGACAAAAAGTGCCTTCCATTTCTAATGGAGAAATGGCTCAGTATTTGAAAACTGTGGTGGCTCCTCAGGTAACTAACTACATCATTTATTTTCTACTCAACTCAGTTGGAAGTTTCTGATCATCTTCATGATATTTGCTTTGATTCTGAATTTTTCTCAGTACTAATCAAAGAAATCTTGTGTTTTCAGGTTCCCCCTGAGCTTTACAATGCTTTCATAGCAGCAGTTGATAAGGGAAACATCAGATCAATGCCAAATAGAAGCATGCCTGCCGCTCCCTATCCCACTCCAGGTGCCCTTTTGATGGGGGATGCATTTAACATGAGGCACCCTCTAACAGGAGGAGGAATGACAGTGGCTCTATCAGACATTGTTGTACTCAACAATCTTCTTAGTCCTCTGCGTGATCTCAATGATGCATCTAGCCTTTGCAAGTATCTTGAATCCTTCTACACCCTACGCAAGGTAAGCCGCATTCGTATGTTCCCTATCTAATAACGTTTGCACTTCATTTTTCAAGCGTTAAATCAACGGTTATCCCAAAAGCTCAATTGTAGAGTCATTCAAACTGCTATcgtatcatgttaaatcattgcATATCTTACGTAGTAATGATCTAAATGTGATTACTTTCAGCATAGAATTGTGGTGTTTAGCAACTTAACAGATAGTGCATGGTATTGTTTTCCAGCCAGTGGCATCTACCATAAACACACTGGCAGGTGCCTTATACAAGGTGTTTTGTGCATCATCTGATCCAGCAAGGAATGAAATGCGCCAAGCATGTTTCGACTATCTGAGCCTTGGAGGTGTTTTTTCAACTGGACCAGTGTCTCTACTCTCTGGTCTAAACCCTCGGCCTTTGAGCTTGGTTCTCCATTTCTTTGCCGTGGCTGTCTATGGTGTTGGCCGCTTGTTGGTTCCATTTCCTTCACCAAAACGCATGTGGATTGGAGCTAGATTGGTTACGGTATGTATAACTCTTCACCACT
The sequence above is drawn from the Alnus glutinosa chromosome 11, dhAlnGlut1.1, whole genome shotgun sequence genome and encodes:
- the LOC133881771 gene encoding squalene monooxygenase SE1-like, producing the protein MVFQYLLGGVAASLLGFVLLYSFRGKKTTRASMEMTRNGSEKKLENGLCRSEISGSTDVIIVGAGVAGAALAYSLAKDGRRVHVIERDLTEPDRIVGELLQPGGYLKLIELGLEDCVDEIDAQRVHGYALYKDGKSTKLSYPLEKFNSDVAGRSFHNGRFVQRLREKAASLPNVRLEEGTVTALLEEKGTVKGVQYKTKTDQELTAHAPLTVVCDGCFSNLRRSLCNPKVDIPSCFVGLVLENCNLPYANHGHVVLGDPSPILFYPISSTEIRCLVDVPGQKVPSISNGEMAQYLKTVVAPQVPPELYNAFIAAVDKGNIRSMPNRSMPAAPYPTPGALLMGDAFNMRHPLTGGGMTVALSDIVVLNNLLSPLRDLNDASSLCKYLESFYTLRKPVASTINTLAGALYKVFCASSDPARNEMRQACFDYLSLGGVFSTGPVSLLSGLNPRPLSLVLHFFAVAVYGVGRLLVPFPSPKRMWIGARLVTGASGIIFPIIKAEGVRQMFFPLTVPAYHRAPPIH